The Methanomicrobia archaeon DNA window CACGAGCCCCAGTCCGGCAGCTTTGCACGCTCTTGCGCCCTTAACCGTGCGCTCGAAGACGCCCTGGCCTCGTATGGAATCATGCGTCTGCTGCATGCCGTCGATCGCGATAATAACCTCCGCAATGCCCGCGTCCTTGAGGCGCTTCGCAACCGCGTCAGTGAGCGCGATACCGTTCGAGGCAAGCACGAGACTCAGCCCACGTTCCGTGCCATACCCGATGATCTCGAACACGTCTGAGCGCACCAGCGGCTCGCCACCGCCCAGCGTGACCCGTACGTTATCGCTAAAGGTCGCCACGATATCGTCAATCAGTGCAAACGCCTCGTCGGTGCTGAGTTCGTCAGGCAGTGGGGAGGCGGCATCATAGTAGCAGTGCTTGCATCGCAGGTTGCAGGCGCGTGTGACGTTCCAGTTGATGTTGAATTTCGGCATCCTCGTGCTCTCTCGCTTGTTCACTCCGCACTGAAGTGAAGTGAAGTAAGAACCGGCAAGGATAAATAAACCCGCGCGTTTGATCAGTTTTAGTGCAGGCGACTGGATTGAGCTGTCCCTATGGACGTAATCGCGCATCGGTCAGTCTTTGTGCACCCTGACAAGGTAGCGGTACGCACTCAACGCGGCTTTCGCGCCCTCGCCGGCAGCCACAATGATCTGCTTCTCGGGCGCATTGGTCACGTCGCCGGCGGCAAAGATGCCCGGGACATTCGTCTTACACTCACAGTCCACTTCTATCTCCTTACGCTCGTTAAGCCGCAGGATTGGTAATAATTGAAAATGGCATAAAGGCGGTGGTGGTCCACTTCTATCTCCTTACGCTCGTTAAGCCGCAGGAGCTCCCGGGCGAAATCGCTATTGGGCATAGCGCCGATCTCGACGAAGACGCCGCCCAGCGGCAGATCAACCACCTTACCTTCCGCCAAATGACGAAGCACGAGACCCTCCACACGATTCGTGCCTCTGATCTCATCGACCGCGTAGCCCGAGCAGAATTCAACCTTACCCGTTTTTTTCGCCCGATCCACCAGCACCGGATCCGCCTTCACCCTGCCACGAACGATACTGTAAACCGTGTGTGCGTAGCTGGAGAGTTCATTAACTGCAGTGAGCGCGGGATTGCCGCTACCGATCACGGCCACATCCTTATCACGAAAGAGTGGCGCATCACAGGTTGCACAGTAGCTCACGCCCCGTCCGATCAGCGTTTTTTCCCCCGGCACGTTCAACGCACGTGCTCGACGACCCGATGCAATGATCACCGCTTTACTCGTGTATCGCTTACCACCTGAGGTGCGAATGGCGAACTGCAGGTCCTCAGCAACCAGGTTCGTAACTTCATCACCGAGAGCGAAGGCGATCGGGAACTGTCGTACCTGCTCCTCAAATTTCTGCATCAATTCCGCACCGGAGACGTACTGAAACCCCATGTAGGTCTCCACGCCCGCAGCGAGCAGTGTCTGCCCTCCCACGTCCCTGCTAACTACCAGTGTCTCGAGCTTCTTCCGGGCTCCATAAACCGCAGCAGTCAGTCCTGCGGGACCAGCACCGATAATGAGCAGGTCGTAGCACTGTTCCTCATCCACCTTTTTCTCTGCTCGCGGCTCAGGATCAAGTTCTTCAACTACCATTTCATCGCTACACTCCCGCCTTCATGACGTGCGCTAGAAATTCTGCTTCCGACACCGCGCCCACAAAGGCTTCCCGCTCATTGATGATCACCTTGGGCACCACGAAGATCCGGTATTTCAGACTCAACTGCGGGAACTCCGCCGCTTCCACCACGTCGGTCGTAACAAGCTCGCTTTCTATCGCCATCTGCTGCGCCGTCTGCACCGCCTCGACACAGTACGGACAGGGCGGGGTGACGAAGACCTGCAGGTGAACCGGTTTGGTCAACGTTTTGAGTTGTTCACACGTCGAAGTCGTCAGCATCGAATCGCCCAGGGACACCAGCCGCAGTGCTTCGAGCAGTGCCGCGAATTCATAACCGCTTGGCAGGCCGAAGAATCGGATACCGTAGTCTTTCTGCCCTTCTACTACCGTCGCTGGCACCTTATCGATCCGGTAATCGTCTCGTTTCGCTGTGTCCACGGCCACATCGTAGAACTCGACATATACCTGGTCAGAGGTTAGGGCAAGCTCCTCCATTAACGCACGAGTCTCTTCACCGGTCGGTGAACCGGAATCGTGCGTAAATACGACCAGATTCACGGGCGCGGTCAGCCCCTGTAACTTCTCACGCACCCGCTGCGTGACCTCTCCGGATAATACTGGCATCGTGCTATATACACCTCAGTGATTTCACGTGTCTTCGCCATAAAGGGGGCGTTTTATACTATAATCCGGTCAACCGTAAACCAGTTTTTTTCCTCGCTCCCTGCTCAATACGGTGGGCTGTCTTACCATTTTAGCGTCCTGAACGGTTTATTCAGGCAGAAGGATCTCTAGTGCCACCTACCAGCGGACAGAGGGGATCCTCGCCCAGCACGTCACCGGTGAGCGCGTATGCACGTGACCGACACCCGCCGCAGATGGTCTTATACCTGCAGCTCGCACA harbors:
- a CDS encoding glutaredoxin translates to MPVLSGEVTQRVREKLQGLTAPVNLVVFTHDSGSPTGEETRALMEELALTSDQVYVEFYDVAVDTAKRDDYRIDKVPATVVEGQKDYGIRFFGLPSGYEFAALLEALRLVSLGDSMLTTSTCEQLKTLTKPVHLQVFVTPPCPYCVEAVQTAQQMAIESELVTTDVVEAAEFPQLSLKYRIFVVPKVIINEREAFVGAVSEAEFLAHVMKAGV